In Caloenas nicobarica isolate bCalNic1 chromosome 5, bCalNic1.hap1, whole genome shotgun sequence, a single genomic region encodes these proteins:
- the INSM2 gene encoding insulinoma-associated protein 2, with translation MPRGFLVKRSRRPGSSYRARPRERDPDRDPPPAPPPLPPPAAGGSPAARQGAEEEEEGEEEEGAAAACPATWPPGGGGGPGLAPPEGPATWGAAGPCSAAGPRAALFERCLSSPASAESFPLAASFPPAEKLLLQPRTPLPAPPPVPALKRPSRAKAPAKKAKATRKLSFADEVTTSPVLGLRIKEEGPESRPATRLPAGRTPLGEFICQLCKEQYADPLALAQHRCSRIVRVEYRCPECHKIFSCPANLASHRRWHKPRPGPSADGSATAVPPGKENSPERRPRGPAATPPQPPPPRQHRGGADSASGAPAAPGPAPGGAAAPGPGGGPGGEAFACPCCQKRFRRQAYLRKHLGTHGAARPAAYGPPERGQLAFACHLCGARFPSADIRDKHGLWHAVREELLLPPPAGPPEGGAAGGERQGFPCKHCPATFFSAPGLARHASKCHPPESRQVLLLQVPVRPGC, from the coding sequence atGCCGCGCGGCTTCCTCGTCAAGCGCAGCCGGCGCCCCGGCAGCTCCTACCGGGCGCGCCCCCGGGAACGGGACCCGGACCGGGatccgccgcccgccccgccaccgctcccgccgcccgccgccgggggcagccccgccgccAGGCAGggggccgaggaggaggaggaaggcgaggaggaggagggcgccgccgccgcctgccccGCGACGTGgccccccggcggcggcggcggccccgggctcGCTCCGCCGGAGGGGCCGGCCACCTGGGGGGCCGCGGGACCCTGcagcgccgcggggccgcgggcggcTCTCTTCGAGCGGTGCCTCAGCTCCCCCGCCTCCGCCGAGTCCTTCCCCCTGGCCGCCTCGTTCCCGCCCGccgagaagctgctgctgcagccccgcacgccgctgcccgccccgccgccggtgCCCGCGCTGAAGCGGCCGTCGCGGGCAAAGGCGccggccaagaaggccaaggCCACGCGGAAGCTGAGCTTCGCCGACGAGGTGACCACCTCGCCCGTTCTGGGGCTGCGCATCAAAGAGGAGGGACCCGAGAGCCGGCCGGCGACGAGGCTGCCGGCGGGGCGCACGCCGCTGGGCGAGTTCATCTGCCAGCTGTGCAAGGAGCAGTACGCGGACCCGCTGGCGCTGGCCCAGCACCGCTGCTCCCGCATCGTGCGCGTCGAGTACCGCTGCCCCGAGTGCCACAAGATCTTCAGCTGCCCCGCCAACCTGGCCTCGCACCGCCGCTGGCACAAGCCGCGGCCCGGCCCCAGCGCCGACGGCTCCGCCACCGCCGTCCCGCCGGGCAAGGAGAACAGCCCcgagcggcggccccgcggccccgccgccaccccgccccagccgccgccgccccgtcAGCACCGCGGCGGCGCGGACAGCGCCAGCGGcgccccggctgcccccggccccgctcccggcggcgctgccgctcccggccccggcggcggccccggcggggagGCGTTCgcctgcccctgctgccagaAGCGGTTCCGGCGGCAAGCCTACCTCCGCAAGCACCTGGGCACCCacggggcggcgcggcccgcCGCCTACGGCCCGCCGGAGCGCGGGCAGCTCGCCTTCGCCTGCCACCTGTGCGGCGCCCGCTTCCCCTCGGCGGACATCAGGGACAAGCACGGGCTGTGGCACGCCGTGCgcgaagagctgctgctgccgccgccggccgggccccccgagggcggcgcggcgggcggcgagCGGCAGGGCTTCCCCTGCAAGCACTGCCCCGCCACCTTCTTCAGCGCGCCCGGGCTGGCGCGGCACGCCAGCAAGTGCCACCCGCCGGAGAGCAGGCAGGTCCTACTGCTCCAGGTGCCCGTCCGGCCGGGCTGCTag